TTGCGGACGCGCGGGACGGTGGATGGAGTCGTCCGGCTGCCGGCAGTTCCACCGTCGTCCGGGCAGCGGCGAGTGTCCGCCATCACCAGTTGCACACGATCGACCGGTAGGCGAAGTTCTTCCGCGGCGGCCTGGGTGATCTGAGTACGCGAGCCCTGGCCAGCTTCCACCTTGCTTGTGAAAACAGTGACCGTGCCGTCTTCCGAAAAATGGAATCGTGTGGACAGCGGTTCGTCAGCGCGCGCCGTCCGCGATCCTCCGCGCTGGCCGCGAGCAGGATTGGCGCAGATCGCAATCATCACTCCCGCGCTCATTGCCTGAACAAATTCGCGGCGGCCGGTTTCGAATGAATACGCCGGAGCTTCACGAAGTTCGTAGCGTTCCGCTTCGGCAGTCAGATCATCAAATCGTTCACTGGACATCGTCGGCCTCCGCTGCGAAGACGGTAAAAAAACGGATGGACGCGTTCAGGCACGTTCGCCGGCGACGGCCTGTTCAACCGCCGCCAGGATGTTGGGATAGTTGCAGCAGCGACATATGTGATCACTCATCGCCAAAACGATTTCATCGCGACCGGCGTCCGGATGGTCACGGACGAATGCCACGGCCGTCATGATGTGGCCCGACACACAGTAGCCGCATTGCATGGCATCGTTGTCCAGAAATGCCTGCTGAACCGAATGCAGCCGTTCGTGTTCGGCGAGACCTTCGATCGTCTGAACCTGCCGCCCGGCGACCTCCGCGACCGATGTGATGCACGACCGAGTCGGCTGGCCATCAATCAGCACCGTGCATGCGCCGCATTCACCTTCGCCGCAGCCGAATTTGGTACCCGTCAGTTGGAAGTCCTCACGCAACACGTCCAGCAGCGGACGGTCCGGATCGGTCGTGGTCGAATGCTCGCGACCGTTGACAGTCAGATTGATCTGCCGAATCATCGAAGCGACTCCTGATGCAATTCACGAAGCAACCCGCGACAGTTGTGTGATTATGACTCAGACCATCGCGCGAGACAAACCGCCTTTACGCGACATCGCGCATCGGTACGTGCCGCTCGCGGCACAGCTGTCCGCAACTGGGAGAAGGAGGCTCCTGCCGAGCCGCTGCAGCATCGGGTGGTCTGTTCACAGATTTCGCAGATGCACACAGATTGCTGCTGGTCGCGCAGGGCAGTCGGAGCGGTGTGTGCGGGCTCGGTCTGTGGGTCAGTGCGCAGATGAAGCGTGCTTGTTCGGAAAGGCGGAGCCTTCCTGGCAGTGCGTTCCAGGGCACGAGCCCCGGAACGAGGTAACAACTCGGGAACGAGGTGAACGGATCTCGAACGAGGCTGAATCGTGCGGCGGCGTTATTTTGTGCCGAGGCAGTACAGCACTTCCTGGCGGCGGCCGTCGCGGATGTGAGCAACGCGTGTGTAGATGCGGCTTCCACAGATTGCGGGCGTGGCGAACACGCTTTCTCCGAGTTTATTCTGTGCGAGTTCCTCGAAATCGTCGGGCGTAGCTCGGAAGACAAACGTGGTGCCTTCTTCGTTGGTCGCGTAGATCCGGTCGCCGACCAGCACGGGAGAACTGCTGAAGGTTCCCGCCAGGCGTCCCTTCCAGAGTTCTTCACCGGTGTCGCATTTCAGGCACATGGCGACGCCGGCGTCCAGCGTTGCATACAGATAGCCGTCCTTTTGCAGCAGCGACGGCACATAGGCTCGCGTGTTGTTGCGCCAGACAACTCCGCCTTTACCAAACGCGGCGACGGCGGAAATATGGTTGTCGGGGTAACCGCCGCTGGTGAAGATTCTGCCGCCATCCGTGACCGTGGACGTGACGCATTCCGTTGTTGCCCCTTCGATTTCCCAGTTCGTTTCTCCCGTCAGCGGATTCAGGCTGGTGACCAGATCGCAGCCGATCATCACCAGTTGGTCCTTTCCGCCGGCCTGCAGCACAATCGGCGAGCAGTAGTTTGGCTTCTTCGGCCGCTCCCGCTTCCACTGGATGCTGCCGTCTTCGCGGTTCAGTCCCGCGATGGCTCCTCCGCCCTTGTTGTCGGCCGAAACCAGAACCAGATCCTGCCACAGCGTCGGAGATGCTCCGTAGCCCTGGTGAATTTCGTAGTCGGAAACTTTCGTCTGCCACAGCAGATTGCCGTCTCGGTCCAGTGCCGACGACCAAAGTGCTCCGCCGTTCAGAAAGTTGATAAACAGTCGATTTCCGTCGCAGGCAATGGTGGACGACGCCATGGACGCTTTCTCATTCGGCTGCCGGCCTTCCGGCTTGACGCCGCCGTCATGAACGACCGTCGACCAGAGTTCGGCACCGGAGTTCCGGTCGAAACACAGCACGACCTGCTGGTTACTTTCCAGATCCGCCGTTGCCAGCAGCACCTGATCGCCGACAACAATCGGTGAACCGTGACCGCGTCCGGGAACTTCGGCTGACCACAGCACGTTCTCTGACTCGCTCCAGTGTAGCGGAGGATCCTGATCGGGATTCGCGGTTCCGTTGCGATTCGGACCTCGCCACCAGGGCCAGTCGCTATCGCCAACGGAAATCGGTTCGGCCGCGGTGACCGGCAGGAAAGAGCAGGCCGCTAAGACGGACAGAAGCGAGACAACAGCGATCGAAGAATGGCGTGACATGCGGGGGACTCAGCGAACGGCAGGCAGGAAATGGCCAACGATGGCCGGCGAGCACACTACCGTAATTTATTCACTGCTCACGGTTTTGCCATTCACTGATTTCCAGGCCTGTTGCTTTTCTAAGAACCCCCAACAAAACCTCCGAGGTCGCAGGTTTTGTCAGGGGTTCTAAGCCTGTCGCTGCCCGGCGAACATTGCGATGGCAGACAGCAGTTCGCGGTCGGCGGATTCCGGAAACCGGACCAGCGACCGCACGGCTCGCCGGCACAGTTCCGCCGCGGTGGCCGATGCCGATTCGATTCCGCGCTGAACGACGCCGCGATTTCGCAGGTCATCGACTGCGGAGATCGGGTGCTGAAAAATCAGACTCAGCAATTCTTCGCGTTCTTCGGGATCGGCCAACTGCAGCGATCTCAGCAGCGGCAGAGTCAGCCGACCGTTCTGCAGATCGTTGCCTTCGTCCTTGCCTGTCGACGAATGCGATTCGGAAAGATCCAGGACGTCGTCGGCGATCTGAAACGCCAGTCCCAGTCTCAGTCCGAACTTTCCAGCGGCGCGCTGCTGCGACTCAGTCGCCTTCGCCGTGCGAGCTCCCAGCAGGCAACTGAGCGCGAAAAGTTGTCCGGTCTTGTCACGAATGATCCGGAAATAATCGAACTCGGATGTGGAACGATCCAGGCGAGCGGCCGTCTGGTTGAGTTCTCCTTCGCACGTCTTGTCGGTGGCCAGTCCGATCAGGCGACAGGCTTCCGCATCTCCCGTCGACGCCGCCAGGTGGAACGCTTTGGAAAACAGGTAGTCTCCCAGCAGCACACTGGTTTCCGTGTTCCAGCGGCGATGGACGGTGGCCAGATGCCGGCGAGTATCCGCGTCGTCGATCACGTCGTCATGCACCAGCGTCGCGGTGTGAATCATTTCGACGACGGCGGCCAGCACGGCCGCACTGGCGCGATCATCACCGTTCAGCATGCGGTGAGTCAGCAGCAGCAGCATCGGGCGAATCTGCTTTCCGCGAAACCGCGAAACGTGTTCCGTGACGTCGTTCACGAATCCGCTGGACGATCGCAGGCGGCTGTTCAGAATCTGATTGACGCTGTGCAGGTCGTTGCCCAGATGCTGCTGCAGCATCGACTTCAGCAGGTTTGCATCGACAGGTGGTGTGCCGGTATTGACCGCCAGATTCATTTCGCTGATCCCTTGTCGGCGGCTGTGTCATTGAGCGCCGTGCCCGTCAGGCTGTCTTTCGGAAACGCAGCGTCTGTTGTTCGCTGCTGGTTGTCAGTTGGTAACTCGTCGTCGGCTCGCAGATAGTGTCCGCTGCGTCCGCCGGTCTTTTCCAGCAGCCGGATATTGATGATTTGCATGCTGCGGTCAATCGCCTTGCACATGTCATAAATCGTCAGTGACGCGACGCTGACGGCCGTCAGAGCTTCCATTTCGACGCCCGTTCGCCCGGTGACTTTGACCGTGGCTTCCAGTCTGACGCGGCGGTCGTCCGGGAAGGAAAAATCCACGGTGGCACTGTCCAGACCCAGCGAATGACACAGCGGGATGAGTTCGTCGGTCCGCTTGGTCGCCATGATGCCGGCCAGCCGGGCGACTTCCAGAACATCGCCTTTGGAGATTTCCTTCCGCCGGATGATCCGCAAAGTCTGTGGCTGCATTAACACGAAACCTTCGGCACGAGCCATCCGCGACGTCACCGGCTTGCCGCCGACGTCCACCATCCGGCTGGCTCCGTGTTCGTCAAAGTGAGTCAATTCGTCCATGAAACCCGATGTTTGGCTGGAAAAGTTCTGAAAAACGGCGAGCCGCCGAGGCTGTGTCCGGACCGGCGGCGAGAGTCTAGCGAATCCGCTGCCTCCGAAGAATGATGCCGCCCGCGGAGCATTTTGTCGTTCCGACAGTCGGAGGAACTTCCGCCGAACGGTGTGACCGGGGGAATCGGATCAGACAGAAACGTCGTCTCCGGCGCCACGGCCAGCGGGCAGAGCGGTTTGGTTCATGCGTGCCGGCGTGTACTCGTATGGACGGTGGCGAATTGCGTAGACAAACCTGCCGACATTGCTGATCCTGTAATGCAGGTCGGTTGGCGACGGAATTCGCACCGGCAGCCAGAATCGGCGAAACCACGTGTGGAAACTCGTCAGGTGCGGGTTGTGTCCATCGACACTCTGGAAACTGCCCTGCGCGGCCCGGCGGATCACGGATCGTCGCCAATTGGCCGCAGCCCGTTTGCACCGCAATCGGATGACATTTCGGAGAAAGTTCCTGTGAGAGCCACCAGTCTGTTTGCTCGCGACGCTGTGCTTGCCGTCATCGGCCTGATTGCCGTGATGAATCATACGGCTGCCTGCGGCGACGATTTGCGGAAACCGGCTGCTGTGGCGGCAGAGGTCGATCGATTGCTGGAAGAGTCCTGGAACAGCAACGATATCGCTCCGGCTGACCCGGCTGATGATTCGGCGTATCTGCGGCGAGTGTACCTGGATCTGGCCGGACGAATCCCGGCGGTTTCGGAATTGCGGGAGTTTCTCGCGGACGAACGCCCGGACAAGCGAACTGCGATTGTCGAACAGTTGATGGACAGCCCGGCATACGTCCGGAATTTCACAACCGTCTGGCGGAACACTTTGATTCCGCAGGCGAATATGCAGGTCGAATTTCGAGGAGTGATTCCCGGATTCGAAGCATGGCTTTGGGAACGAATCGCCGACGGGCGGCCTTATGACGAAATGGTCCGCGAAATCATCACGGCGGACATCACGCCGGAAAGAGTCTCCGGCCAGGCGCTGACTGCGACGACGACTCCCGATGCCTTCTTTGTTGTCAGGCAGCTCAAACCGGAAAACCTGGCCACCGGCACTTCGCGAGTCTTCCTGGGAGTCCGGCTCGACTGTGCTCAATGCCACGACCATCCGTTCGACAAATGGAAGCAGCGGCAGTTCTGGAATCTGGCGGCCTTCTATTCCGGCTTCTCCACCGGAACCGCAGCCGCTGACAACCCGCAGATGATGATGTTCCGCGAAGATGCTTCGTCACGTTCAATTGCGATTCCCGGAACGGACGAAACCGCTGCCGCCATCTATCTGACGGGAATGTCGCCATCCTGGGACGATCCGCGCGAAACGACTCCGCGGGAACTTCTGGCAACGTGGCTGACCGATCCGCAGAATCCCTGGTTCGCGCGAATGGCGGCCAATCGCATGTGGGCTCAGTTCTTCGGGCGGGGCATCGTGAATCCGGTCGACGACTTTTCCGATAACAACCCGCCGTCGCATCCGGAAGTTCTGAATCTGCTCGCCGAACAGTTTGCCGTTCACGACTTTGATCTGAAGTTTCTGATCCGCACATTGACCAGCACTCGCGCGTATCAGCTTTCCAGCCGGCAGAGTCACGAAAGCCAGGCAGATCCGTCAGCGTTCGCCAAAGCGGCTCTGCGAGGCATGACGCCCGAACAGTACTTCGACAGTCTGGCCGAAGCGGTGGGCTATTATCAGCCGTATCGCAGTGAGAATCCGTTTGTGCTGGACACGAACACTCCGCGGTCGATGTTTCTGGAATTGTTTCGCGACGACGCCGAATCGCCACTGGACCGCGAGACCACCATTCTGCAGGCTCTGGCCATGATGAACGGACGCTTCATCGACGACGCGACCAGTCTGGACGAAAGCCAGACCTTGAAAGCGATCGCGGAATTTCCGCTGATGACCGACGATGACCGGCTGGAAACGCTGTTCATGGCCACTGTGACTCGTCGCCCGACCGTCGAAGAACACA
The genomic region above belongs to Planctomycetaceae bacterium and contains:
- a CDS encoding polyprenyl synthetase family protein → MNLAVNTGTPPVDANLLKSMLQQHLGNDLHSVNQILNSRLRSSSGFVNDVTEHVSRFRGKQIRPMLLLLTHRMLNGDDRASAAVLAAVVEMIHTATLVHDDVIDDADTRRHLATVHRRWNTETSVLLGDYLFSKAFHLAASTGDAEACRLIGLATDKTCEGELNQTAARLDRSTSEFDYFRIIRDKTGQLFALSCLLGARTAKATESQQRAAGKFGLRLGLAFQIADDVLDLSESHSSTGKDEGNDLQNGRLTLPLLRSLQLADPEEREELLSLIFQHPISAVDDLRNRGVVQRGIESASATAAELCRRAVRSLVRFPESADRELLSAIAMFAGQRQA
- a CDS encoding DUF1549 and DUF1553 domain-containing protein encodes the protein MRATSLFARDAVLAVIGLIAVMNHTAACGDDLRKPAAVAAEVDRLLEESWNSNDIAPADPADDSAYLRRVYLDLAGRIPAVSELREFLADERPDKRTAIVEQLMDSPAYVRNFTTVWRNTLIPQANMQVEFRGVIPGFEAWLWERIADGRPYDEMVREIITADITPERVSGQALTATTTPDAFFVVRQLKPENLATGTSRVFLGVRLDCAQCHDHPFDKWKQRQFWNLAAFYSGFSTGTAAADNPQMMMFREDASSRSIAIPGTDETAAAIYLTGMSPSWDDPRETTPRELLATWLTDPQNPWFARMAANRMWAQFFGRGIVNPVDDFSDNNPPSHPEVLNLLAEQFAVHDFDLKFLIRTLTSTRAYQLSSRQSHESQADPSAFAKAALRGMTPEQYFDSLAEAVGYYQPYRSENPFVLDTNTPRSMFLELFRDDAESPLDRETTILQALAMMNGRFIDDATSLDESQTLKAIAEFPLMTDDDRLETLFMATVTRRPTVEEHTRFGQYLKSGGATGDSAAALSDIFWALLNSSEFLLNH
- a CDS encoding (2Fe-2S)-binding protein; this translates as MIRQINLTVNGREHSTTTDPDRPLLDVLREDFQLTGTKFGCGEGECGACTVLIDGQPTRSCITSVAEVAGRQVQTIEGLAEHERLHSVQQAFLDNDAMQCGYCVSGHIMTAVAFVRDHPDAGRDEIVLAMSDHICRCCNYPNILAAVEQAVAGERA
- a CDS encoding PQQ-binding-like beta-propeller repeat protein, encoding MSRHSSIAVVSLLSVLAACSFLPVTAAEPISVGDSDWPWWRGPNRNGTANPDQDPPLHWSESENVLWSAEVPGRGHGSPIVVGDQVLLATADLESNQQVVLCFDRNSGAELWSTVVHDGGVKPEGRQPNEKASMASSTIACDGNRLFINFLNGGALWSSALDRDGNLLWQTKVSDYEIHQGYGASPTLWQDLVLVSADNKGGGAIAGLNREDGSIQWKRERPKKPNYCSPIVLQAGGKDQLVMIGCDLVTSLNPLTGETNWEIEGATTECVTSTVTDGGRIFTSGGYPDNHISAVAAFGKGGVVWRNNTRAYVPSLLQKDGYLYATLDAGVAMCLKCDTGEELWKGRLAGTFSSSPVLVGDRIYATNEEGTTFVFRATPDDFEELAQNKLGESVFATPAICGSRIYTRVAHIRDGRRQEVLYCLGTK